A portion of the Acidihalobacter yilgarnensis genome contains these proteins:
- the secB gene encoding protein-export chaperone SecB: MTDETSNTEAADQQFGIQKIYLKDVSFESPDAPQVFTREWQPEAEVQLNVSHQALDAGVWEVELQVTVTARSGERTFYLVEIKQAGVFTAQNIPEEHMGHLLGSYCPNLLFPFAREAVADLVAKGGFPQLLLAPINFDALYMQQLEQQGAAAEAANTSH; this comes from the coding sequence ATGACCGACGAAACCAGCAACACCGAAGCCGCCGACCAGCAATTCGGCATCCAGAAAATTTATTTGAAAGACGTGTCCTTTGAGTCACCTGACGCGCCGCAGGTCTTCACGCGTGAGTGGCAGCCCGAGGCCGAGGTGCAGCTGAACGTGTCGCATCAGGCGCTGGATGCCGGTGTTTGGGAGGTTGAGCTGCAGGTGACGGTGACGGCACGTTCCGGCGAGCGGACCTTCTATCTCGTGGAGATCAAACAAGCCGGCGTGTTCACCGCCCAGAACATCCCCGAGGAGCACATGGGCCATCTGCTGGGCAGCTACTGCCCGAATCTGTTGTTCCCATTCGCCCGCGAAGCCGTTGCGGATTTGGTTGCCAAGGGCGGCTTCCCTCAGCTCCTGCTCGCACCGATCAATTTCGATGCCTTGTACATGCAGCAGCTTGAGCAGCAGGGCGCGGCGGCCGAAGCGGCAAACACCAGCCACTGA
- the grxC gene encoding glutaredoxin 3 — protein MSAVVLYTTEYCPYCVAARGLLERKGAIYEERRIEGRHDLRTEMEVRSGRTSVPQIFIGDRHIGGYDEMATLDRRGELDPLLGDLAAD, from the coding sequence ATGTCTGCCGTCGTACTCTATACCACTGAATACTGCCCGTACTGCGTTGCTGCGCGCGGTTTGCTGGAAAGAAAGGGCGCTATCTACGAGGAGCGGCGGATCGAAGGACGCCACGATCTGCGCACCGAGATGGAAGTGCGCAGTGGGCGTACCAGCGTGCCGCAGATATTCATCGGTGACCGGCATATCGGCGGTTACGACGAGATGGCCACTCTGGATCGCCGTGGCGAACTCGACCCGCTTCTAGGTGATCTCGCCGCAGACTAA
- a CDS encoding rhodanese-like domain-containing protein, which translates to MQAYLQFVVSNPLPFVALVFNVAMIGWVEFSRLTSGVKHLSAGEVVQLMNRDDAIVLDVRDDAEVREGMIGKPKHIPLASLGQRLVELDKHRDKTVIAYCRSGNRSSQACRMLRKAGFEKVVNLRGGMLAWREANLPVRKR; encoded by the coding sequence ATGCAAGCCTATCTTCAGTTTGTCGTCAGCAATCCGCTGCCGTTCGTTGCATTGGTCTTCAATGTCGCGATGATCGGCTGGGTGGAATTCTCTCGCCTGACCAGCGGCGTCAAACACTTGAGCGCAGGCGAAGTGGTCCAGCTCATGAACCGCGACGACGCGATCGTGCTTGACGTGCGTGACGATGCCGAGGTGCGCGAAGGCATGATCGGCAAACCAAAGCATATCCCGCTGGCCTCGCTAGGCCAGCGGCTGGTGGAGCTCGATAAGCACCGGGACAAGACCGTCATCGCCTATTGCCGTTCTGGCAACCGTTCCTCGCAGGCCTGCCGGATGCTGCGCAAGGCGGGATTCGAGAAGGTGGTCAATCTGCGTGGCGGCATGCTCGCATGGCGCGAAGCTAACCTGCCGGTTCGTAAGCGTTAA
- a CDS encoding ArsR/SmtB family transcription factor, whose amino-acid sequence MEVVNPELMTLDEDIDRASRSLKAMSHPLRLKILCTLGDQEISVQDIVDSVGTSQSNISQHLAILRDKGILASRKDANKVFYRVSDRRTLRLIGMMQEVFCSSGI is encoded by the coding sequence ATGGAAGTCGTGAACCCCGAATTGATGACGCTGGATGAGGATATAGATCGAGCCTCGCGTTCCCTCAAAGCCATGTCGCACCCTTTGCGTTTGAAGATTCTTTGCACGCTGGGCGATCAGGAAATCAGCGTGCAGGACATCGTTGACAGCGTAGGCACCTCGCAGAGCAATATCTCGCAGCATCTGGCGATCCTGCGTGACAAGGGCATTCTGGCGTCGCGCAAGGACGCCAACAAGGTGTTCTACCGAGTGAGCGACCGCCGCACGCTGCGCCTGATCGGCATGATGCAGGAAGTCTTCTGCAGTAGCGGTATATAG
- a CDS encoding murein hydrolase activator EnvC family protein: MRASRFYTILRLAALAVFSLLLFPQGVVLAANDDPTAHKLREIQGRIRTVTREIEKAQGQRGQIEAQLRRSEQSIGAAEDALRLTRLRLTQQQTRLSTLMSRAGRQQARLKHQINALSTQVISAYKAGQQPRLQLLLNQEDPAKISRMLAYYDYLNRARLQEIASAKHNLAGLIQTQRALKTETRALDATLAQQRSHQAELTRAEQQRRLALTQLNQTISDKQARLSSLKQDAKRLQDIVDSIGRAVAHSASINTLNHTPFDRLRGRLPWPVSGSIAASFGQARDGSDGVLRWQGTFIKTHRGAPIHAVDAGRVVFADWLRGYGLLLIIDHGKGFMTLYGHDQAIYRPVGSWVRAGEVVASVGDSGGARSSGVYFAIRRDGRPLNPEHWCSGRP, translated from the coding sequence ATGCGGGCTAGTCGTTTTTATACCATCCTAAGATTGGCCGCCCTCGCGGTCTTCTCCCTGCTGCTTTTCCCGCAAGGCGTGGTCCTGGCTGCGAACGATGATCCCACTGCCCATAAATTACGGGAAATCCAGGGCCGTATACGGACGGTAACCCGAGAAATCGAAAAGGCCCAGGGCCAACGAGGCCAGATCGAAGCGCAGCTACGGCGCAGCGAGCAATCCATCGGTGCAGCCGAGGACGCGCTACGCCTAACTCGGTTGCGCCTGACCCAGCAACAGACTCGGCTGAGCACCTTGATGTCTCGCGCCGGACGACAACAGGCGCGCCTCAAACATCAGATCAACGCCTTGAGCACCCAGGTGATTTCGGCCTACAAGGCTGGCCAGCAGCCCCGATTGCAGTTATTGCTCAATCAGGAAGACCCCGCCAAAATCAGCCGAATGCTGGCCTACTACGACTACCTCAATCGTGCTCGGCTTCAGGAAATCGCCAGCGCGAAACACAATCTCGCTGGCCTGATCCAAACCCAGCGAGCGCTCAAGACCGAGACCCGTGCGCTCGACGCCACCCTCGCACAACAGCGAAGCCATCAGGCCGAGCTGACTCGGGCAGAGCAGCAGCGACGTCTCGCACTGACCCAGCTCAACCAGACCATCAGCGACAAGCAAGCACGCCTCAGCAGCCTCAAACAGGACGCCAAGCGACTGCAGGACATCGTTGATTCAATCGGACGGGCGGTCGCCCATAGCGCATCAATCAACACGCTTAACCACACCCCCTTCGACCGCTTGCGTGGCCGCCTGCCCTGGCCAGTATCCGGCAGCATCGCGGCGAGCTTTGGCCAAGCACGAGACGGCAGCGATGGCGTCCTGCGCTGGCAGGGCACCTTTATTAAAACCCATCGTGGCGCACCGATTCATGCCGTGGATGCGGGTCGTGTCGTGTTCGCTGACTGGCTGCGCGGCTACGGTCTACTGCTGATCATCGACCACGGCAAAGGCTTCATGACCCTCTACGGGCACGACCAAGCCATTTATCGCCCGGTAGGGTCATGGGTGCGTGCCGGCGAGGTCGTGGCCAGTGTTGGCGATAGCGGCGGCGCACGCAGCAGCGGCGTCTACTTTGCCATACGCCGCGACGGGCGGCCGCTCAATCCGGAGCATTGGTGCAGTGGCCGCCCCTGA
- a CDS encoding S41 family peptidase: MTSRFRILSILCLTLAIGIGPGVRYALAAGTPAGTAQAQKDMLPLKELQTFSEIFQRIKQDYVKPVSDKELLDNAIQGMLTGLDPHSAYLDANAFKQLQIDTTGEFGGLGLVVGTKDGFIQVVSPIDDTPAQRAGIKPGDIITRINDVSVQGLGLDQAVKMMRGKPGSEVKLEIARQGVSKPLHFVLKREVIRVDSVKSHMLEPGYGYVRITSFQANTPASLKKAIDKLDHENKGPLKGLVLDLRNNPGGVLSAAVGVSNAFLNRGLIVYTKGRLADSDLRYEATPGDALHGAPMVVLVNGGTASAAEIVSGALKDNHRALIVGTRTFGKGSVQTVLPLSHDTAVKLTTALYFTPNGHSIQAEGIEPNIVVEPLAVGKSLSDGFQMLREADLAGHLANPDGKAKAARDGKGDPSLAHTDFQLYEALTVLKSLALSQSFRAASTG; this comes from the coding sequence ATGACGTCCAGATTCCGCATCCTGAGTATTCTGTGTCTGACGCTGGCCATAGGCATCGGCCCAGGAGTGCGCTACGCACTGGCTGCCGGCACCCCAGCGGGAACCGCACAAGCTCAGAAGGACATGCTGCCGCTCAAGGAACTGCAGACCTTCAGCGAGATTTTTCAGCGCATCAAACAAGACTATGTCAAGCCGGTCAGCGACAAGGAACTGCTCGACAACGCTATTCAAGGCATGCTGACCGGGCTTGATCCTCACTCGGCCTATCTCGACGCCAACGCCTTCAAGCAGCTGCAAATCGACACCACCGGCGAATTCGGCGGACTCGGTCTTGTGGTCGGCACCAAGGACGGTTTCATCCAGGTCGTCTCGCCCATCGACGATACGCCGGCACAACGTGCCGGGATCAAGCCTGGCGACATCATTACCCGTATCAACGACGTATCGGTGCAGGGCCTCGGCCTCGACCAGGCAGTCAAGATGATGCGCGGGAAACCCGGTAGCGAGGTTAAGCTGGAGATTGCACGCCAAGGCGTCAGCAAGCCACTGCACTTCGTCCTCAAGCGCGAGGTGATTCGCGTCGACAGCGTCAAGAGTCATATGCTCGAACCGGGCTACGGCTATGTCCGCATCACCAGCTTCCAGGCCAACACGCCGGCCAGCCTGAAAAAGGCCATCGACAAGCTCGATCACGAAAACAAGGGTCCGCTCAAGGGCCTGGTACTCGATCTGCGCAACAATCCGGGTGGTGTACTCAGTGCCGCCGTGGGGGTTTCCAACGCCTTTCTCAATCGGGGCCTGATCGTCTACACCAAAGGCCGCCTGGCCGACTCCGATCTGCGTTACGAAGCCACGCCGGGCGATGCCCTGCACGGCGCACCGATGGTCGTGCTGGTCAACGGCGGCACCGCCTCCGCGGCCGAAATCGTCTCCGGCGCGCTCAAGGACAACCACCGCGCGCTGATCGTCGGGACGCGCACCTTCGGCAAGGGTTCGGTGCAAACCGTGCTCCCGCTGTCGCATGACACCGCCGTCAAACTCACCACAGCGCTCTACTTCACACCGAACGGGCATTCGATCCAGGCAGAGGGCATCGAACCCAACATCGTGGTTGAGCCGCTCGCCGTCGGCAAATCACTTAGCGATGGCTTCCAGATGCTGCGCGAGGCCGATCTGGCGGGCCATTTGGCCAATCCAGACGGCAAGGCCAAGGCCGCACGCGATGGCAAGGGGGACCCCAGCCTCGCACACACCGATTTTCAGCTCTACGAGGCCCTGACCGTGCTCAAGAGCCTGGCGCTCAGCCAGAGCTTCCGCGCCGCCTCCACCGGGTAG
- a CDS encoding divergent polysaccharide deacetylase family protein has product MLLAAVCALFAQARAADISIIIDDVGYDHPLGLMAAELPGSVTLAFLPDTPFAVPLARLAYRNGKQIMLHLPMQSLEPHPLGPGGLTLDMTRDEIRRTLLADLASLPHVAGINNHMGSLLTQNAGDMAWLMHDIGRIGGLFFVDSLTTPRSAALEEARRAGIPSAARDIFLDDVHDDPAYVDRQLDKALAIARVRGSAIVIGHPYATTLAVLRRRIPQLAAEGVKLVTVSALIHDRKGHLMHARAGIVSESLREPDTRP; this is encoded by the coding sequence ATGCTGCTCGCGGCGGTCTGCGCCCTGTTCGCGCAAGCCCGCGCCGCGGACATCTCGATCATCATCGATGACGTCGGCTACGATCACCCTCTCGGCCTGATGGCCGCCGAGCTGCCCGGCTCGGTCACGCTCGCCTTCCTCCCCGACACGCCCTTCGCCGTGCCGCTCGCCCGTCTGGCATACCGCAACGGCAAGCAGATCATGCTCCACCTACCGATGCAGAGCCTGGAACCGCACCCGCTCGGCCCCGGCGGATTGACCCTCGACATGACCCGTGACGAGATTCGCAGGACACTGCTCGCGGATCTCGCATCCCTTCCGCACGTCGCCGGCATCAACAACCACATGGGCAGCCTACTCACCCAGAATGCCGGCGATATGGCCTGGCTGATGCACGACATCGGCCGCATCGGCGGCCTATTCTTCGTCGACAGCCTCACCACGCCACGCTCGGCGGCCCTCGAGGAAGCCCGCCGCGCCGGTATACCCTCGGCCGCACGCGACATATTCCTGGACGACGTGCACGACGACCCCGCATACGTGGACCGTCAACTCGACAAGGCGCTCGCCATCGCCCGCGTACGCGGCAGCGCGATCGTCATCGGCCACCCCTATGCCACCACCTTGGCCGTGCTGCGCCGGCGTATTCCGCAGTTGGCGGCTGAGGGCGTCAAACTGGTAACCGTAAGCGCACTGATCCACGACCGTAAAGGCCACCTGATGCATGCCCGTGCGGGCATTGTCTCGGAATCGCTCCGCGAACCCGACACGAGGCCCTGA
- the coaD gene encoding pantetheine-phosphate adenylyltransferase: MSLAVVYPGTFDPITNGHSDLVRRGSRVFSRIVVGVAADTGKQTTFSLEERVALAREALSDVPGVEVTGFSGLLVNFVREQNAALILRGLRAISDFEHEFQLSSMNRKLDPGIESIFLTPDEAYGFISSSLVREIARLGGDVSDFVSPAVQKALMSRFK; encoded by the coding sequence ATGAGCTTGGCCGTTGTCTACCCCGGCACTTTCGACCCGATCACCAACGGACACAGCGACCTGGTCCGTCGCGGCAGCCGCGTGTTCAGCCGCATCGTCGTCGGCGTCGCTGCCGACACCGGCAAGCAGACGACCTTCAGCCTGGAAGAGCGCGTGGCGCTGGCCCGCGAAGCGCTGTCTGACGTGCCCGGCGTGGAAGTCACAGGCTTCAGCGGACTGCTGGTAAACTTCGTGCGCGAGCAGAACGCCGCCCTCATTCTGCGTGGTCTGCGCGCGATTTCCGACTTCGAGCACGAATTCCAGCTTTCCAGCATGAATCGCAAGCTCGATCCCGGTATCGAGAGCATCTTCCTGACCCCGGACGAGGCCTATGGCTTCATCTCGTCGAGTCTGGTGCGTGAGATTGCCCGCCTTGGAGGAGACGTGTCCGACTTCGTTTCCCCGGCAGTGCAAAAGGCGCTGATGTCGCGCTTCAAATAG
- a CDS encoding YfhL family 4Fe-4S dicluster ferredoxin: MALYITDECINCDVCEPECPNAAISPGEEIYVINPALCTECVGHYDTPQCQDVCPVDCIPKDPDHVETPEMLQVKYERLIAQGR; this comes from the coding sequence ATGGCCTTGTACATCACCGACGAATGCATCAACTGCGACGTCTGCGAGCCCGAGTGCCCCAACGCCGCCATCTCTCCTGGCGAGGAGATTTACGTCATCAACCCAGCGCTGTGCACCGAGTGCGTGGGACACTACGACACTCCGCAGTGCCAGGATGTCTGCCCCGTCGACTGCATCCCTAAGGACCCGGATCACGTGGAGACCCCCGAGATGTTGCAGGTAAAGTATGAACGCCTGATCGCCCAGGGACGTTAG
- a CDS encoding chorismate transformation enzyme, FkbO/Hyg5 family — protein MTVDIASTYTGPFGMAYVPVTERTRLVNDPHALALIDFTEGVRVPDGTSDFAEWLPQVGGLPVCEYWHSTEPVAYERRGNFHLARTSELLFLRLMWPDTGRVEEDAQVVYAELMTVLRAEGYPHLVRVWNYLPRINAEEAGHERYRSFCVGRAAALEAVRALDDARLPAASALGSCGGGLQVYAIAAREPGIQIENPRQVSAFRYPQRYGPRSPSFSRATLKRWREGVHLYISGTASIVGHASLHETLESQLGETLANIEAVVGEAHRVEGLKVHTPNELSLIKVYLRNPADAVATEAWLRERLGKRLPMVLLQGDVCRSELLVEIEGAYFGETE, from the coding sequence ATGACAGTGGATATCGCCAGCACATATACCGGCCCCTTCGGCATGGCCTATGTGCCCGTGACCGAGCGAACACGTCTGGTCAACGATCCGCACGCGCTTGCGTTGATCGATTTTACCGAGGGCGTGCGCGTGCCGGACGGCACGTCGGATTTTGCCGAATGGTTGCCACAGGTCGGCGGCCTACCCGTCTGTGAGTATTGGCACAGCACAGAGCCGGTGGCGTATGAACGTCGCGGTAATTTCCATCTCGCCCGTACTTCGGAGCTGTTGTTCCTGCGCCTGATGTGGCCGGATACGGGGCGAGTGGAAGAGGACGCGCAGGTTGTATACGCCGAATTGATGACGGTGTTGCGCGCGGAGGGTTATCCGCACCTGGTGAGGGTCTGGAACTATCTTCCCAGAATCAACGCGGAGGAAGCGGGGCATGAACGCTACCGTTCCTTCTGTGTCGGCCGCGCGGCCGCGCTGGAGGCGGTGCGTGCGCTCGACGACGCACGGCTGCCCGCCGCCAGCGCGCTGGGTTCATGTGGCGGCGGGCTACAGGTCTATGCCATTGCCGCCCGAGAACCCGGCATTCAGATCGAAAATCCGCGACAGGTCAGTGCCTTCCGTTATCCGCAGCGTTACGGGCCGCGCAGCCCCTCGTTCTCGCGGGCGACCCTCAAGCGCTGGCGTGAGGGCGTGCATCTCTATATTTCGGGGACGGCAAGCATCGTCGGCCATGCCTCGCTGCATGAGACCCTCGAATCGCAGCTGGGTGAGACCTTGGCCAACATCGAGGCGGTGGTGGGCGAAGCGCACCGCGTCGAGGGCTTGAAAGTTCACACGCCCAACGAACTGAGCCTGATCAAGGTTTATCTGCGTAATCCGGCCGATGCCGTAGCTACGGAGGCTTGGCTGCGCGAACGCCTGGGCAAACGTCTGCCGATGGTGTTGCTGCAAGGCGATGTCTGCCGTTCGGAGTTGTTGGTGGAAATCGAAGGTGCGTATTTCGGCGAGACGGAATAA
- a CDS encoding NAD(P)/FAD-dependent oxidoreductase, protein MEVKREDEKVGQACDVVVIGGGPAGATTAARLAERGRQVVLLEKGHHPRFHIGESLLPMTLPLLEELGVLDEVHARIGMLKPGAEFNSDTHPKHRQVYYFREAWDKRYPYAYEVRRSEFDEALFRNAACKGADAREGVRVTGVEFRAAGGARVCAVDESGAEQIWETRFVVDATGRDTLLSRRFDLRERNPAHNSAALFGHFNNVERRDGDDAGNISVYWFDHGWFWMIPLRDGTMSVGAVCWPEYLRGRDCSPAEFLMRTIALSPGMQARMAGAALIGEVQATGNFTYLSKMAYGAGYLLVGDAFAFLDPVFSSGVHLAITGGFEAAATVDAVLDRPADAARLCARYERRLRRGMKTFSWFIYRFNTHAMQNLFLSPRNTFRMLEAVTTLLAGDVFRRTPMDRSIGLFKLIYYITALVHLPASWAVWRRRRRNRAVVFEGGTLPVDRE, encoded by the coding sequence GTGGAAGTTAAACGTGAGGATGAAAAGGTAGGGCAGGCCTGCGATGTCGTCGTTATCGGCGGGGGGCCGGCTGGCGCGACCACGGCGGCGCGCTTGGCCGAACGCGGGCGGCAGGTGGTGCTGCTTGAGAAGGGGCATCATCCGCGCTTCCACATCGGCGAATCGCTTCTGCCCATGACCCTGCCGCTGCTTGAAGAGCTCGGTGTCCTCGACGAGGTACATGCGCGCATCGGCATGCTCAAGCCGGGCGCTGAATTTAATTCCGATACGCACCCGAAGCATCGTCAGGTGTATTACTTTCGCGAGGCTTGGGACAAGCGCTACCCCTACGCCTACGAAGTGCGCCGCTCGGAATTCGACGAAGCCTTATTCCGTAACGCGGCTTGTAAGGGTGCGGATGCGCGCGAGGGCGTGCGGGTGACCGGCGTCGAATTTCGCGCCGCGGGCGGCGCACGCGTGTGCGCCGTGGACGAGTCGGGTGCCGAACAGATTTGGGAGACGCGCTTCGTGGTCGATGCCACGGGTCGCGATACCTTGCTTTCGCGCCGCTTCGACCTGCGCGAACGTAACCCGGCACATAATAGCGCGGCATTGTTCGGTCACTTCAACAATGTCGAACGTCGTGACGGCGACGATGCGGGCAACATCAGCGTGTATTGGTTCGACCATGGCTGGTTCTGGATGATTCCGCTGCGCGACGGCACCATGAGCGTGGGGGCGGTGTGCTGGCCTGAATATCTGCGCGGCCGCGACTGTTCGCCGGCGGAATTCCTGATGCGTACCATTGCCCTTTCCCCAGGCATGCAGGCGCGCATGGCTGGTGCGGCGCTGATCGGTGAGGTGCAGGCGACCGGTAATTTCACCTATCTGTCGAAGATGGCCTACGGTGCTGGCTACCTGCTGGTCGGCGATGCCTTCGCCTTCCTGGATCCGGTCTTTTCCAGTGGCGTGCATCTTGCCATTACCGGCGGTTTCGAGGCGGCGGCAACGGTGGATGCCGTACTCGATCGCCCGGCCGATGCGGCCCGTCTGTGCGCGCGCTACGAGCGGCGTCTACGCCGCGGCATGAAGACCTTTTCCTGGTTCATCTACCGATTTAATACGCACGCTATGCAGAATTTGTTTCTGTCCCCGCGCAATACCTTCCGCATGTTGGAGGCTGTGACCACGCTGCTGGCAGGCGATGTGTTCCGGCGCACGCCGATGGATCGATCCATCGGTCTGTTCAAGCTCATCTATTACATAACGGCCTTGGTGCATCTACCCGCCTCATGGGCGGTTTGGCGCAGGCGCCGCCGCAATCGCGCAGTGGTATTCGAGGGCGGCACGTTGCCGGTGGACAGGGAATGA
- the mutM gene encoding bifunctional DNA-formamidopyrimidine glycosylase/DNA-(apurinic or apyrimidinic site) lyase, with protein sequence MPELPEVETTRRGIAPHLLDRRVTDVVVREARLRWPIPSTLKASLQGQRIQAVERRGKYLLLRTAAGTAILHLGMSGSLRIVSADSLPARHDHVDIRLTGGMALRLHDPRRFGALLWTQDDPESHPLLASLGPEPLSDGFDGARLQAYARGRRSPVKALLMDGRVVVGVGNIYASESLFRAGIDPRRAAGRVAAVRYERLATCVREVLIEAIEAGGTTLRDFVREDGRPGYFSVSLRVYGRAGQPCLVCGTGIQAVVLAQRNTFYCPSCQR encoded by the coding sequence GTGCCGGAATTGCCGGAGGTCGAAACCACACGCAGAGGGATTGCACCGCATTTGCTCGACCGCCGCGTCACGGACGTGGTGGTGCGCGAAGCCCGCCTGCGCTGGCCGATCCCTTCGACGCTGAAGGCTTCTCTCCAGGGGCAACGGATTCAGGCGGTCGAGCGACGCGGTAAGTACCTGTTGCTACGCACTGCCGCCGGCACCGCTATCCTGCACCTCGGGATGTCGGGTAGTTTGCGGATTGTGTCGGCCGACAGCCTCCCGGCACGTCATGATCACGTGGATATCCGTCTGACGGGTGGCATGGCTCTACGCCTGCACGACCCCCGTCGTTTTGGCGCGTTACTGTGGACGCAGGATGATCCCGAATCGCACCCGTTACTGGCATCTCTGGGGCCGGAGCCGCTGTCCGATGGGTTCGATGGTGCTCGCCTGCAGGCCTATGCACGCGGGCGGCGTAGCCCGGTCAAGGCGCTGCTGATGGATGGACGGGTGGTGGTTGGCGTCGGCAACATCTACGCCAGTGAATCGTTGTTCCGGGCAGGAATCGATCCGCGTCGCGCTGCCGGACGCGTTGCCGCCGTACGTTACGAGCGCTTAGCCACTTGCGTGCGAGAGGTGTTGATCGAGGCGATCGAGGCGGGCGGGACGACCTTGCGCGACTTTGTGCGCGAGGATGGGCGCCCCGGTTATTTCAGTGTGAGCCTGAGGGTCTACGGCCGTGCCGGCCAGCCGTGCCTGGTTTGCGGGACAGGGATACAGGCCGTCGTGCTGGCGCAGCGCAATACCTTCTATTGTCCGAGCTGTCAGCGCTGA
- a CDS encoding MipA/OmpV family protein, producing the protein MMRKQSALPRRLRRIWLAHRGRIPLLAGVLAWASTAHGELRPLWELGVGMGVTSIPAYRGARGEVVYFLPLPYLVYRGRFLRSDRQGIRGVFYQNDRFQLNLSAYAGPPVQSGQIPARTGMPNLSPSFEIGPSLQYVLIDTPGTMLDLRWPLRAAFTLSFKPIGWVSTPNLNLTLPDYRGSGWMLGASIGPNFADSRYHAYFYDVAPAYVRPGRPAYAAGAGYSGSSVYLTVSRRFAHYWVGGFLRYDNLAGASFVNSPLVETQQYFAVGVGMSWIFATSSRLVESEEP; encoded by the coding sequence ATGATGCGCAAGCAGTCCGCCTTACCCCGACGATTGCGCCGGATATGGTTGGCGCACCGTGGACGCATACCCCTGCTGGCTGGCGTGTTGGCCTGGGCGTCAACAGCCCATGGCGAGCTTCGACCGCTGTGGGAATTGGGCGTGGGTATGGGCGTTACGAGCATTCCAGCCTATCGGGGTGCGCGTGGCGAAGTTGTCTATTTCTTGCCATTGCCATATCTCGTCTATCGAGGGCGTTTTCTGCGCTCGGATCGCCAGGGCATTCGTGGCGTGTTTTACCAGAACGATCGATTCCAGCTCAATTTGAGCGCTTATGCGGGCCCACCGGTACAGAGCGGACAGATTCCGGCACGTACTGGCATGCCCAATCTCAGCCCCAGCTTCGAGATCGGGCCCTCCTTGCAGTATGTCCTGATTGATACGCCCGGCACGATGCTGGATCTGCGTTGGCCGCTGCGGGCGGCCTTCACGCTGTCGTTCAAGCCCATCGGCTGGGTGAGTACGCCGAATCTCAATCTCACATTGCCCGATTATCGCGGCAGTGGTTGGATGCTGGGTGCCTCGATCGGCCCTAATTTCGCCGATAGTCGTTACCACGCCTATTTTTACGATGTGGCGCCGGCCTATGTTCGTCCGGGCCGGCCCGCCTATGCCGCGGGAGCTGGCTACAGCGGTAGCAGCGTATACCTGACCGTCAGCCGGCGCTTTGCCCACTACTGGGTAGGCGGTTTCCTGCGTTACGACAATTTGGCTGGTGCGAGTTTTGTGAATAGTCCCTTGGTCGAGACGCAGCAGTATTTCGCGGTGGGTGTGGGCATGAGCTGGATATTTGCCACTTCCTCGCGCCTGGTTGAGTCCGAGGAGCCTTGA
- a CDS encoding phosphopantetheine-binding protein — MDQAGGIEQEVADLIISTLNLDEVGVTEIDPEAPLFREGLGLDSIDALELALAISNRYGFQIKSDDSDTLSIFTSLRTLSEHIQQHRVT, encoded by the coding sequence ATGGATCAAGCGGGCGGGATCGAGCAGGAAGTGGCCGATCTGATTATCTCCACGCTCAACCTCGATGAGGTTGGCGTCACCGAAATCGACCCGGAGGCTCCGTTGTTCCGCGAAGGCCTCGGACTCGACTCCATCGACGCTCTGGAACTCGCACTCGCCATATCAAACCGTTATGGCTTCCAGATCAAATCCGACGATAGCGATACATTGAGTATATTTACCTCTTTGCGCACCCTGTCCGAGCATATCCAGCAACACCGGGTCACCTGA